AGATTTGTCAGATACACATCGAATCGGTTCACTACCATTGCCATTCCTCTTCATCCCAAGAATGGGAAATATTTTCGTTTCCGTCTATCAATATGTCATGGCCATTTTGGGCCATCGCTCTGAATGCATTATCCCAACCCGTCCTTGGACTTGAGATAGGGCGAATGATAATTTGAGTTTTCTCCACCTCAAGCTCAACGTCATCAATAATTCCAGTTTGATCAAGCAATGGTTTTGGAATACGAATTCCTTGGGAATTGCCTATTTTTACAATGTGTGTTCTCATTATTTTACCTCCTCGAATGGTGTACACATTGTAATTACATCCATTGCAAAAGTCAAGAGTTCAATATGCTTATTATGATGTTTCCGCTGCCCGATAACTAATCTACTGCAAAGTTCCCCCATGGGGCTATTGAAAGTCCTGCATCTTTGTCGAGGCTGCCGGATTGTGTAGTACAGGAAAGAAAGAAATAACTGATCCACCCGAATACCGTTGCTTAATGAACTATTTCATAAACCGTCCTCAATTTTATTTTCTCAGCTACCTATCCGATTATGCTATCTATTGTCGGCCATAGCTGGAGTTTATAGGGAAAGCTGCTTTGACCCTTCATTTGATGGCTCAGTATGCCGTTCCGGGAGGGCCGGACTGCGGATAATCCCAGCCGAAACCCCACCGGAAAGGGGTTGGCAGCCACCAGACACCGCCAATGCTGACACCGAAGTACATGAGCTTGGCTATTACCGGATGACCTTTATCTGACACACACCTTTTCAGGGCTAAATCAGCGTTTGCTCTTTCCTCTCGGGTGCCGCCCATCCAATAAGGCAAATCATGCCTGACACAGCACTCTACCCAGTTGCCATTGGGGAAACCTGAACACCCGTCAGATGTAAAAGCGTGAGAAGGCGTTGCCCCCTTAACGCTGTTTTTTGTATAAATATCCGCAACAATCTTGTTAATTTCGCTTGAATGATCTACACAACCGATAAGAAAAATGGCAATAGGGGATATACACAAAAATAAACTATGTAATTTTCTCATAATCTTTTGCCCGCCCCTACCTCACACACATGTTTCTCACTCACAACATGGGTTTTTTCTTGCCCGGCTTCTCCGGTGCAGGTTCCGGGGCAATCGGTATCCGCAGTTCCACTAAGGCCAGAAAAGTCCGCAGCTCATCACGAAGCGTCTCAAGGTCAGGCCTTGTGTATTTTGCAAAGCCCACCTCAATGCCTGATTCAAAAGATCGTAAGCTGGTAATCTGCTTTGTCATAGGTATGAGCTTCGTTTTGCCCGGCTCCGGTTTAATCTTTTTATATGCTGTAAGCAGATTGTTCAGAGTAGCATTGGTTACAGGTGTCTTCATGATGGCCTCAAAAATCTTGTCACGATCAGGACATTCGAGGTTAGCTGCGAAGAGATACCCCTGGGAAACAGAGAGATTTCCTGTCGAAATTACCGACTGAATTTCGGGAGGAAGTTTTAAAAGCGAAATCGTGCGATGTAGCGTCCTTGTTGTCTTTCCGACGATTCCAACAATCTCCGACACTGTGTCGGAGAATCCCTTTGCCGCATATTCAGAACCCCGATCATAATTCACCAGCTCATTCATTACCCCATCCACATCATAGTTTTTGTCAGGGTGTCTTGACTGAATATATGCCAATATGCCCTTTGCCTGGTCAATAGGATTCAAGTCTTCTCTCTGGAGGTTCTCCGTCAGTTGGAAGGCAAGTATTTCATCCTTCTGAGTGATCGCATCAAGTATGCGCGTCGGTATTGTTGGAAGTCCAAGCTTCAGGGCAACCAGATAACGGCGTTCCCCGCAGAGGAGCAGGTATTTACCGTCTTTCG
This window of the Pseudomonadota bacterium genome carries:
- a CDS encoding AbrB/MazE/SpoVT family DNA-binding domain-containing protein, with protein sequence MRTHIVKIGNSQGIRIPKPLLDQTGIIDDVELEVEKTQIIIRPISSPRTGWDNAFRAMAQNGHDILIDGNENISHSWDEEEWQW
- a CDS encoding ParB/RepB/Spo0J family partition protein, giving the protein MATKKTVVNQEFQYLSLGDIIIEEQIRSNIDTESDSFKALMESIKDRGVLEPVLVTPKDGKYLLLCGERRYLVALKLGLPTIPTRILDAITQKDEILAFQLTENLQREDLNPIDQAKGILAYIQSRHPDKNYDVDGVMNELVNYDRGSEYAAKGFSDTVSEIVGIVGKTTRTLHRTISLLKLPPEIQSVISTGNLSVSQGYLFAANLECPDRDKIFEAIMKTPVTNATLNNLLTAYKKIKPEPGKTKLIPMTKQITSLRSFESGIEVGFAKYTRPDLETLRDELRTFLALVELRIPIAPEPAPEKPGKKKPML